The genomic stretch CTCTCCACACTGGAGTCCCCACCTGGCGATCTCCTTGGCGACCTTCTCATTGGGGCAGGTGACAAAGGCTGCAGAGACCGAACCAGGAACATAGCCGGAGTCAGAGGCCGccgagggctggggaggggggcttcCTGAAGCCATTGACAGCAGGGCTCGGGGTAGCAACAAAAGGCGGGAGGCCACGGAGAGCAGCGCCGGCATCCAAAGAAGAGACAGGAGCAGAGCAGCCTGGGGGCAGGCAGTGAATTTGGTGTCTCCCCACAAATACCCCAGGCAACTGCTCCCCGGAAATCCTTTGCTTGGATAGACACTCGGCTTTTGCCCTCCCTCTTATGCACCCCGGAGGAAAAGGCCCCTGAAgccgagagagagagacctaaaaaaattaagggaaaggCTCGGTTTTTATTCCCTCCTCAGGGGCCAACTCTGGAGTTTTGGGTACgggtggtggtgggcaaggcCTCGAGGtccaggggggcggggcaggtcaCTCACCCCTCCGCCGAGCAGGACTGCGGGAGCCCGCACCCCCCTCATGCAGCCTACGCTGCTAGAGGAGGGCTGAATATCAAAGGCCGCAAGTAATGCCGAGAAAGGACCCCATACCCAGGAAGAGCGGCCTCTTCTTACCTGGGTGGCAGCCACGTGATAAGAAAACAACGCACACCACGTGACAGTAGGACAGGCACCACTTGAGCCTCTAGATCCAGCCAATCCCGGCTCTAAAGTGGCCCAGCTTGCCCCGCCTTGTGGGGGAGGAGCGAAGAGGGAGCTGACGAATCGACAAGCCAATCTGCAAGCTTGTACGGAAATGGCACGCCCGTTTCCGCGTGAGCCGGAAAGAGCCAATTGCACgctcagggctgctgctgctgcgttcTAATGTCACGTGAGGAGGTCGGTCTTTGGTTGGTGACATCTCAGTGAGCGACGCGGAGAAGCCAATCGCAGGCCAGCTTCGCAGGCCGTGTGATGAAAAAATTGTGATAAGCGGGGCTGTAGGTCCCTAAGACTGGATGCGTCAGGTTGTGGAGTGGGGGATTCATTCTTAATCCCAAGAGTGTGCCtcgtgccctggctggcctagctcagtggattgagcacgggctgcaaatcaaagtattgcaggttcgattcccagtcagggcacatgcctgggttgcaggccacggtccccagcaactgcacattgatgtttctctctctctctctttctcccttccctctctgaaaaaataaataaataaaatcttaaaaaaaaaaaaaaaaaaaaaaagagtgtgccTCCTAACAAGCCCTACACTGTTCCCAAGACCTGAAGGAGTGGGAGGGTCTGAGAAAGCTGAACCTCCGGGGTGAAAAGAGCGCCCCCTGCCCTTTTGGCTAGGACCGACACCTGCTTGGGTTTGGGAACGAACAATGATAGTCTGAGAAGCCAACTATCCCAGGGGGTAGTGATTAGGTAGGCACTGTCTTGGCTAGGCCATGGCTGGGTGAGAAAAGACTCATTCTAAAAGGGCAGCGTTAAGACCCCGTAAATGGGATAAAATGGGGCTACGGGCGCCTTGGCCTTTGTAATTTGAAACCCCCAAACTGGAGACAGATGGGTGAATCCAGGAAAAGTAGAGATGAGGGCTACAGGCTGGGAATTAGGGAGAGACCACGAGGAAGTAGTGATGGATCTTTTGTCCCATCTCCCCTTCCTATTTCACTCCTCAGGACTGGTCTACCTGTCAGCCTTGGGTCTCCCTCCCTGAACGCATCCCCCTAGAAGTCAGGACCTGCCCTACACATCCTGTGACCAAAAAATGGAGAGGGGCCAGTAAGAGGAGAGAGCA from Phyllostomus discolor isolate MPI-MPIP mPhyDis1 chromosome 4, mPhyDis1.pri.v3, whole genome shotgun sequence encodes the following:
- the CUTA gene encoding protein CutA isoform X4, which gives rise to MRGVRAPAVLLGGGVSDLPRPPGPRGLAHHHPYPNPGSSCLGYLWGDTKFTACPQAALLLSLLWMPALLSVASRLLLLPRALLSMASGSPPPQPSAASDSGYVPGSVSAAFVTCPNEKVAKEIARAVVEKRLAACVNLIPQITSIYEWKGKIEEDSEVLMMIKTRSSLVPALTDFVRSVHPYEVAEVIALPVEQGNSPYLHWVHQVTESVFNSNTALP